The DNA sequence taaataaagtttttctcctcctcctcctcctctcgttgAAGCGTTGACGCCAGCTGCGTTTATTGTCCGTCCATTCTAGCAGCTCTATTTAGCTCACACTTCAGTCTTGCTTGCGTTCTTTCATGGCTTGAAAGTAACATAtcttcatttttctttgcttGCTGCCGTGCAGGAAGCGGTGTTCGTGGATCCATCCCGATGCCCTCGGGCGGCGGAGGGATGGCCGGCTCGAGCGGCGGCCCGGCGCGCGAGCGCCGACGCCGGCGACTACGTGGGGCGCCCTGACCCAGGCCGCCGGAAACTGCCGCCGCCGCCGAACACATGTGCACCTGCACTAGCCGCCGAGCATTGGCTACACTCCGGCGCACCACGCCGGCTGGGTACGTACATACGCAAACACGCCTACGTTTGTGCACGTAATCGCGTGCTTGCTCACTGGGGCTGATACTCACGCACTAAGCGATAGTTACACTCCAAAAGACGCACGCTGATTATATATAGTGGCTTGTGAATGTAGACACTAGGACTGTTGAGGAAATCGATTGAGCGACTTCGACAAGTTGTCTTCATTGGCCAGACGTCTACTCTGTGCCACGCAGTAGTCATCGTCCGCAGAGAAGTACTAGCTTGTGTGTGTCTTCGGCTGAGCCGGCAGGTCACATTATTTCGCTTTGGCTAATGAGCTGTAAACTCGCGCATTTAAAGTCTGGCGCCGCATGAACGACATCACGCAATTTCGCTAGCCAACAATACAGACTCGCGCGCATAAACGTCACCGTGCAAAGGACGTGGCGCTGCGAACAGTCAAAGCGACTCAAAGGCTAAAGGctttttcatcgtcatcatcagcagcagcaacaccATCATAATCATCTTCTTTTCCTTTTGTTCCTCTTCCCTTCCCTTTGCTAAAGCTCTTTGCACCTCGTCTGGTTTCTTACTGGCTCCGTAATACGCCCATCATTAACCAAGTGAAGATTTCATTTCGTGATGTCAGCACGAGTTGTCACAGAGACGTAATCATGATGCCGCAAATTTTGGGGATTTTTGAAATCGTGATGACATCGCACTGAGAGTTCATGATTTGCGCGATGATTTTTATTTTGCATGACTCGCGTGGACGCCGACGCCGATTTCACAATAGATGGTCAGGTCTCGCGAAACACCGTTAGGTCTCGCAAAATCTCGAAGAGGCTGATGGTCGATTCTCATAAGGCGACTTAGTTCTAATAACAGTTGTTCGAAGTCACAGATTCTTGGCCCGTGGCCATGTTGGCAACCAGGGTTATGAACTATTGTAACATTGCGTCTTTGTAATCTTATCGCCGCAAACCGGGAAACCGGGAGAGAGTCGATGGCATAAGCCCGGTTTCTGCAGGAAAcacgcatcggcgcggccttcaACGCCCTTTTGTGTGTGAGATTAGGATCATCGTATCCCGGAAGTTACATGCCTAGGCGCGCCGCCGGTGCATGTTTGTTGCGAGTTCTGTCTGTTGCGAGTTCACCGCGGCCTGTCAACGCGACAATTGATGCGAACGCACACGCAAGAAAAGTTAACAAGGACATGTAGGAATACCGCACAGGGCAGCATGGGACAGGGCCAATAGGAGTACTCGTCCCGTTTGCGCCTCGTGTGGATGTATCGGTGCCTCGCTTAGGTTCGAAAGGCCGCCCCTAAATCCACGAAAAATAATGACAGACAGCGTAAGAGCAACACCAACTGCGTAGAACAGGACCGGACCAATGGGATGTGCTGGTTTTGCTTGTATTCGAACATTCCGACACATATCTCTGTTTGCACTTGTCGACCAGGATGCCTGCTTTAGTGCTGAGGCCAAAAAGAAGTAAATTTAGGCGTTGCACTTGTATTTCATGTTAGCGTCGGCTAGGGGCTTCTTTCTGCTTGTTCTTTGGTAAAACAAAACGAAACGCCAAGAGAGGGCGTAGACAGCGAATAGGCAAGCTGAGAGAATTCAGAAATGTTTTCAACGCGTAAAGAAATACGGAGTTAACCTAAATAGCCTATAGAAAGACCGTCAATAGATGTCCTGTAAGCAACAACAGCAATAGATGTACCCTAAGCAGCAATAATAACATCTAAGGTTTTACGTgtaaaaaccacgatataatttgAGGGACGCCATCACGGAGGGTTCCGGATATTTCGACCGTCtgatgttctttagcgtgcactgacatggcGAGTACGCAGGCCTCTGCCGTTTAGCCCCCATCCAtgtgcgaccgccgcggcctgGATAGAAGCCGCGACATTCGAGTCACCATCGGAGacccataaccactgctccaccgcggCCTAGTAGAAGCAACAAGTGACAGTAATAATTATAGGGATATTGGAATATTGGCAGGCACTGATTTTTCGAGCCTTGAAATTGAAGCGAGCGATGTCTCACAATTTGACAGTGCTAATTATTTGAGTGGACGTTATGTGATGTCAAAAATGAAGGAGTCGTTcggtggtaataataataatttttggggtttaacatcgGAAAACAATATGATTATTAAagacgctgtagttgagggctccggaaatcgcaACTACCTACGGTTTTTAAACGTGCACATAATCAAAGCATGTGGGCCTTGAACATTTTTTGCCTTcttcgaaaatgcggccgccgcgccGGGAATTCCATTcgcgatctgtgggtcagcagccgagtgctttagccagaCCACCGTTGCAGGTAGTCGTTCGATAGCGGATGCGTGTTGCGGTTTTTCGAAAACCAGCAGCGCATGATTGGAGGAACCCAGACCCAAGGCAGGCCGCTTTGATTCTCTGGCGCGAGCGCTTACGTTTCGATCCAATCGAAATTGTTCCAAGATTATTCTGAACCCATTCTACCGGAGAGAACGATGCCTCCGTTTATTCGGGGCCCGTTCCTTGCCAGAATAACTCACAGCGCGGCTGTTATCGTTTAAACTAGGACGTCTAACCGTCAGACAAGCCTCGATCGATCCTGTGTGGCTGGTTGTCGTCCTCTCGGGACGTTGCAATCTGTGCTGTCGCATAGCGCGTACAAACTTACGTCCTGATGGTGATTCCAGCGTAAGAATCGTGGAAATGTTAGCCTTGCGCTCTACAACTACACTTCCTTTAGCCATTCTAACTAGCATTGTGGGCGCTGTTGAACAAGCGCCACATGCTCGTGAAAAAGCTTCTTCTTTAATGGTTAGCGAGCTGATGGCAGCCAGAAATGCAACTAAAGTAGGCTGATGCGTCGCGGGATCCATTAGTCACGCATGCCGAATGCAGGGACCTTCGTGATACCAGCAGCGCCAGCTCACTCAAGGTCACGAGCGTGGGCAGCTTTGACGCTTTCGAGCTCGATAATGAGGTCCACAAAGCACTGgctgctttgttttttttgcctgACATGTCGGGCACGTCGGATGCGCGGCCCTTCTGCGCACGACTGGAGGTTGCGACGGCAACCGCATACGACGACGTGAAGCTGACAGGATCACGAGGCCACAATGCTTCATGGTGCATGAGGTACAATTGATGATGCACTGCTCTCtttgttttttagtttttttttcaagacgaaGTGATTGAATAGGTATCGTAATGAGATACTTCTAATATCGTGGCGCGAAAAAAGCGTCGTTTGATCTCGAATGAGCTTTCGCGTCTTTATTCCGTCTAATATACACGTCGCATGCTTTGGAATTCCTCTTTCCTCCAATGATTGGCTGTTTAGCACTGCCAGGAAAAAGATGAAAGTCTTTAAGCTACGTGTTATAAACTGGAACCAATATGCCTGCAAATGTTTTTTCTTTCAACGATGTTTCCTATTTCAAACATCGCTTTAGAGACCATTGCCGAAGAATAGCGCACACAAGAAAATCGTGTGATCAGTTTCAATGCTTCGTGGGCTGAGAAACCTCACTTACACCTTGGGGTAGCCTGTATATAGGCCTCACCTGTCCGTACTACGTACAGAAAAGGTCGTTATGTGACTGACCAAAATTATAGAGCTGTTAGAGCTTCTACTGTACATTGCCACCTTGAATGTCCACAGCACGAGAATATCTGATAAAAGTGAAACTATGTTTTGTAATCACGTTAGAACTTTAGATTAGCGACTACTTTTTGTGCTGAAAGCACGTAGACTTATCGTGCCATAACCGACAGACACTGTTTCGCAGGGATCGACACGACTTTTTTCGTATAAAACGTACAAATAAACTCCTTACAAATGGTGACTTCTGCGTGAATTCAACTTCCTCTTTCATAACTTTACAGTATGCTCCTCTGCTAATGAGTTTTGTGGGATCGCCGAAGATGGCGGATGGGTTaagtaagaaaaaaagtgacaactACCCATTTGTAGCACAAGAAATACAGCCTTCGTTACTTTTAGCTCACTCGTTCATTATTGTGTATtaaagtgtgcgtgtgtataAGGGAGCTAGATATAATGACGTAGTGTGTTGGTGTCCTCAATTACCTGTCTTACGTGCGGTTAAAGACGCGTTTCTGTAACCGAATGTCTTTAGAACACTATGTCTTAATCCACGTGTTTAAGGAATAGTGCCTTAAAGCACAAATTGCTATGCACTATATGCCGCCACATTGCTGGCACCAATAGCTGGCAGAATGCTTCAGTTTGTTTCTTTCTGATTCTGGAAcacctctactctgaactcttatcgtttctgtcggaggaattgttcttccttgggaggaagaatttctgcgataATGATCGTGCCGCTTTCTTTCCGTAGTTGTCAGACGcattcgattagtcttccacctggcctggttcctatagccaggtcacctgtcaatatctgattagtgcatgtaatcagtatgtgtttactatttctatgtgtttgtgtatgtcccatatgggtgtgagctcttgtatatatgcacttccttctaacgctgtaagttaagTAAATTTTATAAATATTGATACTTGTTGTACagattttctaacatcttcaccaagtcttgtaaattctgtgcATATATCATCATGtgcattgtccatattgtgattagtgtatatgtgtagtgtatgtagttATTAGTACCATGGGCTATGGACACCTTACGGACTTGGACAcatttgtttaaatgtgtaatgtatgttttgctttgtcatttgtttgtaATTGTGCTTGTTATACAGACGCTCGTTCCTTAGGTTTGTTGCTTCccatgatagaataaactttttctaagcacatatAAATTTCGCAGGAGGTTGCTGCGGGTCTGCGTGCTGCTTCTGCTCCTGGAGATGGCGGCCGAGCGGCACGGGGCATTCGCCGCCGTGCCGCCCAGCGCCCAGCGGCAGACCGGCAGCATCCCGGGAGACTTCATCATCGGCGCCCTCTTTCCCGTGCACCAGTCACCGGACGCCAAGAACGCGCAGACGCGCACCTGTGGAGAGGTACGCCTGCCGGTTCATCTCTTACTGCGGATGCTCCGTATGGCTGTGCTTCTGATTGAAACAGTTGGGGTAGCTACGCGCTGGTAGTGCGAAGAACGATGAAGCAGTGGAGCTGATggccttcttctcctcctttcccTCTTCAATAACTTTACTAACCTTTCTCTCACCTTGATACACTACTGGGCAAGAGTGTACTATGCTATGTTGACCAATCCCCTCAATCTTTTCCAAATCCTCCCCTTGATTTCTCTTTTTATGGTTGAGGGTTGTCCGTTGGAGTCGTCGTTGGCGTTGCGCCGTAGCCGCTGCTGGTGATAACGTGATGCTCATgaagatgaagaacaagcgcgttctagaccacacattttctttcagCCATCCCGGCACACCACATGCAAGGTACTcactatacgccatgacgatgacaGTAATGACGAAGACGATCGCGGACAAGAATGGGATTATGCAGTAGATGAGAGAGGGAGAATTATTTTATTGGAGTGATGGCTAAATCCAATTCCACAAAGCTGTAATACGTCAAACGAAATTCGCAATTCAACACAACATACTACTTTTGActaataaacattgtatatagcAGTACTCCACTTGGCACGCATTTACATTCGTAATTGTGGCATGGGTGATTTACAGCAACACCAGATTATCCcattgcttcgcccactcatcataatcCATTTCAGGTATATGACGCGTTTTTATGTTATACTATACGTCGCTATGCTATCCTTAACACTGTTATCTCCTCCATTTTATTTTTCTCACCCTCACAACACTCCTCATCCTCCATTCCCTTTCGCATGTCTAGCTATACTATAAGGTATGCCTGGCGGTGTTATGCTAGGAGCTTTTTTTTATACTGTGAATATGATGACATGCGTGACTACGATGTTAAAAAAAAGATCACTAGaccgtggcctccgcgattagctCCGGACGCAGTAATCGCACAGGCAGCGTAAATGAAAAAGGCAGTGGGGAAACTATGATAAGATGCGGCATGTTGCAAACGCGAAGTGAAGCAGCCTATGTTTGGGGCTTGTCCCTTGTCCGTCGTCGTAGTGACGCTAGTACTCGGAGCGCCCACTAGATGGCTATGCGGTAGAGCACTCGCTTTATGGCGAGGTGGCGTGAGCCATCGCCCGATCttaagggcacagccggatacatccatcgcTTTATCCTTCGCTCCACTCCAGCGCGTGCTCTGGTATGAATGGAGACTGTTAGCGGCACTGCGTTGCTTTGTATAATAAAGGCGCTTAGCCTTCTAGATGGCTCTGCGATAGAGTGCTCTCTCCACTCCGCGTCTGTTCTGGCAAGAGTGGAGACCACTAGTGACGCTGGGCTGCTATGTATAATAAAACATGAACGCCTGCGGTGAGGAATAAAATCACCTCGTTACAAAACCTTAAGTCGACCCATGGCTGCTTCGAACACTATTCAGGGTCTCCTTAACGGGGAGAGCAGCCTAGCACTTGAGTGCGAAATTCAGCCATGCAACTCATGAACTCGCCCTGAAATCCGACCGATGTTTTCTTCTGTTTTTAAAATGCTAGACATACTTACAAATAAATCTTTGCTGCATTCGGCTGAAATATTGTCTTCGCCTAATGCTGACGTGTGGACGTCCTGCAAAACTTGGCACAAATATCCCGCTTCGATCCTCAAATCAACAATGCAGAGATGCACCTCCCAAGTAAAACACACTATCTTTTTAGGTGCTTGATATCGAGTACGCGCTTGATATTACTTGATATCGCTTGATATCGCGATTCATATCGCTTGATAAAGCGCTTGATATTGAGTACGTAAACGCAAGTACCATGTTGCTGTGCCACAAGTTACATCGTACCCGTGCTCTCTTGTCTGTACGTGCCGTTGAAGTAATTT is a window from the Rhipicephalus microplus isolate Deutch F79 unplaced genomic scaffold, USDA_Rmic scaffold_27, whole genome shotgun sequence genome containing:
- the LOC142786647 gene encoding metabotropic glutamate receptor 5-like → MSGTSDARPFCARLEVATATAYDDVKLTGSRGHNASWCMRRLLRVCVLLLLLEMAAERHGAFAAVPPSAQRQTGSIPGDFIIGALFPVHQSPDAKNAQTRTCGEVREHYGIQRVEASLHTIDDINCSDTLLPNVTLGIEIRDSCWYSPTALEQSIEFIRDAISAQETSGGGGANVTE